From bacterium, the proteins below share one genomic window:
- a CDS encoding serine/threonine-protein kinase, producing the protein MIGKYLSGYKINKYLTSTDFTDIYLGIKGKTNVIIKILQIKPDTDQKRIDRFFHEAEIMKKLSHENIPKVYDFGEKKDSQYIILEYIDGYNLRELIKAHGAISKDYISIILKVCDILGYIHKKGVIHQDIKSRNIILTKGGDVKIIDFGLAYEKDKYSMKVRERAGTPHYMSPEQVKGYRGDERSDIYSLGVVMYELATGRRPFNGETLAQIVSQQLNMSIKPPRVYNQEIFKGFEDIVLKTLNIDPAERYQSIEELVLDIERTVKTTSWIDQERRKYPRYTVNIGVELRLQNDLTKHLIGYYGYTKDISLGGVRIRIPRHKDVEHSRIKEKMRLQVRIPVLDIQKYLELNGQIIWHLHKKEDCNIGIQFVSNDKEREESLSKFVESIK; encoded by the coding sequence ATGATTGGAAAATACTTATCAGGATATAAAATAAATAAATATCTTACTTCTACTGATTTTACAGATATTTATCTAGGGATTAAAGGCAAAACAAATGTAATTATTAAAATACTGCAGATAAAGCCTGATACTGACCAAAAACGTATCGACAGATTTTTTCACGAAGCTGAAATAATGAAGAAATTAAGTCATGAAAATATTCCCAAGGTGTACGACTTCGGGGAAAAGAAAGATTCTCAATATATTATACTGGAATATATTGACGGATATAACTTGAGAGAGCTGATAAAAGCGCATGGTGCTATCTCAAAGGATTACATCAGTATAATTCTTAAAGTATGTGACATACTTGGGTATATTCACAAAAAAGGCGTTATTCATCAGGACATAAAAAGCAGGAATATAATTTTGACAAAAGGTGGTGACGTGAAAATAATAGATTTTGGTTTAGCTTATGAAAAGGACAAATATAGCATGAAAGTACGAGAAAGAGCTGGTACTCCACATTATATGTCTCCTGAACAAGTAAAAGGATATAGAGGAGATGAACGGTCTGATATTTACTCTCTTGGAGTTGTTATGTATGAACTTGCAACAGGTAGGAGACCATTTAATGGAGAGACTCTTGCCCAAATTGTTTCTCAGCAACTAAATATGTCTATTAAACCGCCACGAGTTTATAATCAAGAAATATTCAAGGGTTTTGAGGACATTGTCTTAAAAACTCTTAATATTGATCCTGCTGAAAGGTATCAAAGCATAGAGGAGTTGGTTTTAGATATAGAAAGAACTGTAAAAACAACTAGTTGGATAGATCAAGAGAGAAGAAAATATCCGCGGTATACTGTTAATATTGGGGTTGAGCTGAGATTGCAAAATGATTTAACAAAACATTTAATTGGATATTATGGCTACACAAAGGACATAAGTCTTGGCGGGGTTCGTATAAGAATACCGAGACATAAAGATGTAGAGCATTCTAGAATAAAAGAGAAGATGAGGCTCCAAGTGAGAATTCCTGTGCTAGACATTCAGAAATATTTAGAACTAAATGGTCAAATAATCTGGCATTTACACAAGAAAGAAGATTGCAATATTGGCATACAATTTGTCTCAAACGATAAAGAAAGAGAAGAGTCCCTTTCTAAATTTGTGGAGAGTATTAAATAA